In a genomic window of Mesoplasma tabanidae:
- the rsmD gene encoding 16S rRNA (guanine(966)-N(2))-methyltransferase RsmD, whose product MNVIAGKYKGLKLNTLEGKNTRPTLTRIKEDAFNIINNYFIFENKRSLDIFGGSGALTIEGLSRGISYGVINDYSREALKVIKLNLEKTKSKIWETHNKDYLELLDYLAFRNESFDLVYMDPPFAKTESYHQVFKKLLDLNLLNNWAIIMIESELPLDENILAQFKLLKYKDYNKKHLYIIRLENENGK is encoded by the coding sequence ATGAACGTAATAGCAGGCAAATACAAAGGATTAAAGTTAAATACTTTAGAGGGCAAAAATACAAGACCAACTTTAACAAGAATCAAAGAAGATGCATTTAACATTATCAATAACTATTTTATTTTTGAAAATAAGAGAAGTCTTGATATTTTTGGTGGAAGTGGTGCACTAACAATTGAAGGTTTAAGCAGAGGAATATCATATGGAGTTATTAACGATTATTCAAGAGAAGCATTAAAAGTTATTAAATTAAACTTGGAAAAAACAAAATCTAAAATTTGAGAAACACACAATAAGGATTATCTGGAATTACTTGATTACTTAGCTTTTAGAAATGAAAGTTTTGATTTAGTATATATGGACCCACCTTTTGCAAAGACTGAATCTTATCATCAGGTCTTTAAAAAGCTACTTGATTTAAATTTATTAAATAATTGAGCAATAATTATGATTGAATCAGAATTGCCTTTGGATGAAAACATCTTAGCTCAATTTAAATTATTAAAATACAAAGATTACAATAAAAAACATTTATATATTATAAGATTGGAGAATGAAAATGGAAAATAA
- the gmk gene encoding guanylate kinase, with translation MENKGKVIIISGPSGVGKGSVNGELLTNKELKLEYSVSMTTRAPREGEINGVNYFFVSKEEFANAIVNNELIEYANFVGNSYGTPRKYVEEKLNQGKNVILEIEVDGATQVLRNEENVLSIFLMPPTLNELEARIKGRATESKDKIKARLDKALLEIPLKHNYDYVVENDSVENAVSKITDILIREKCAAGNKESKFKDLIKIVERIVDEKYTYFINNWEANVKLLAHNTEAKEEAQNFDAREELIKILSSEVYRKTLAHGDFSKINNVEYVDFKIQKLMFKINFFSIKQRSDFSGD, from the coding sequence ATGGAAAATAAAGGAAAAGTAATAATTATATCAGGGCCAAGTGGTGTAGGTAAGGGAAGTGTTAATGGTGAACTATTAACAAATAAAGAATTAAAATTAGAATATTCAGTTTCAATGACAACAAGAGCACCTCGTGAAGGGGAAATTAATGGAGTTAACTATTTCTTTGTTTCAAAAGAAGAATTTGCAAATGCAATTGTAAACAATGAACTTATTGAATATGCAAACTTTGTAGGTAATTCATATGGTACACCAAGAAAATATGTTGAAGAGAAACTAAACCAGGGTAAAAATGTTATTTTAGAAATTGAAGTTGATGGAGCAACTCAAGTTTTAAGAAATGAAGAAAATGTTTTATCAATATTTTTAATGCCACCAACTTTAAATGAATTAGAAGCAAGAATTAAAGGTAGAGCGACTGAGTCTAAAGACAAAATTAAAGCGCGATTAGATAAAGCATTACTAGAAATACCTTTAAAACATAACTATGATTATGTTGTAGAAAATGATTCTGTTGAAAACGCTGTTTCAAAAATTACAGATATTTTAATTAGAGAAAAATGTGCTGCTGGAAATAAAGAATCTAAATTTAAAGATCTTATTAAAATTGTTGAGCGTATTGTTGATGAAAAATATACTTATTTTATTAATAATTGGGAAGCCAATGTTAAACTGCTTGCTCACAATACTGAAGCAAAAGAAGAAGCTCAAAATTTTGATGCAAGAGAAGAGTTAATTAAAATTTTATCTTCAGAAGTATATAGAAAAACTTTAGCTCACGGAGACTTTTCAAAAATAAATAATGTTGAATATGTAGACTTCAAAATTCAAAAATTAATGTTCAAAATTAACTTTTTCAGTATAAAACAAAGAAGTGATTTTAGTGGAGACTAA
- the rsmB gene encoding 16S rRNA (cytosine(967)-C(5))-methyltransferase RsmB encodes MILVETNNSRKIAFEILKKVFKNKSFSNILLNDVSKLQISDKFKNLIFAIVHGTITNKILIDQVSRKLIDPKKTNIDIQILLWMSIYQIRFLKTIPQYAVVNESVMIAKTVNHKFSGLLNACLKKVINNEEELFNFSSLAETEKICIENSFPRNLFNLIEKGYGFDIAKKVAIDSNKKPVISFRINTLKVNEENFFIKNSEEYQLKKTDIKSCYISKKAIVKSEAYNNGEITIQDPASILVANILKPTKGSKVLDMCSAPGGKLTHLSMIMENTGNITGYEISENKIKLIKQNIDRLNCKNIQLICGDATLIDEKENYDFILLDAPCSGFGVLKRKPEIKINNIDLKSINNIVDIQKKLLETAYHNLKSKGTMVYSTCTINPYENQNQIKQFTKKYKDIKIIEEKQLFGFEMNTDGFYICKMIKE; translated from the coding sequence GTGATTTTAGTGGAGACTAATAATTCAAGAAAAATTGCATTTGAAATACTTAAAAAAGTATTCAAAAATAAATCATTTTCGAATATTCTTTTAAATGATGTATCAAAATTGCAAATTTCAGATAAATTTAAGAACTTAATTTTTGCTATAGTACATGGTACTATTACAAATAAAATATTAATAGATCAAGTTTCAAGAAAATTAATTGATCCTAAAAAAACTAATATTGATATTCAAATATTATTGTGAATGAGTATCTATCAAATACGTTTTTTAAAAACAATACCTCAATACGCAGTAGTAAATGAATCAGTTATGATTGCAAAAACTGTCAACCATAAATTTTCAGGTTTGTTAAATGCATGCTTAAAAAAAGTTATTAATAATGAAGAAGAATTGTTTAATTTTTCATCTTTAGCAGAAACAGAAAAAATTTGTATAGAAAATTCATTTCCTAGAAATTTATTTAATTTAATTGAAAAAGGTTATGGATTTGATATTGCAAAAAAAGTTGCTATAGATTCAAATAAAAAACCTGTAATTAGTTTTAGAATAAATACATTGAAAGTGAACGAAGAAAACTTTTTCATCAAAAATAGTGAAGAGTATCAACTAAAAAAAACTGATATTAAAAGTTGCTATATTTCTAAAAAAGCAATTGTTAAAAGTGAAGCATATAACAATGGTGAAATAACTATTCAAGACCCAGCTTCAATTTTGGTAGCTAATATTTTAAAGCCGACAAAGGGTTCTAAAGTTTTAGACATGTGTAGTGCTCCAGGTGGAAAATTAACTCATTTAAGCATGATAATGGAAAATACAGGTAATATAACAGGATACGAAATTAGTGAAAATAAAATAAAGTTGATAAAGCAAAATATTGACAGATTAAATTGTAAAAATATTCAATTAATATGTGGAGATGCCACTTTAATAGATGAAAAAGAAAATTATGATTTTATTTTATTAGACGCTCCTTGTTCAGGTTTTGGAGTACTAAAGAGAAAACCTGAAATAAAAATTAATAATATAGATCTTAAAAGCATTAATAATATTGTAGATATTCAAAAAAAATTACTAGAAACTGCTTATCACAATTTAAAAAGCAAAGGTACTATGGTTTATTCAACATGTACAATAAATCCATATGAAAATCAAAATCAAATTAAGCAATTTACGAAAAAATATAAAGACATTAAAATCATTGAAGAAAAACAACTATTTGGTTTTGAAATGAATACAGATGGTTTTTATATTTGCAAAATGATTAAAGAATAG
- the cmk gene encoding (d)CMP kinase, with the protein MKNKIVVAVDGTAGSGKTATFATVAKKVGYEFIDTGLMYRAFTLLCIESKVDFLNKEEIIKTLVNFDFSVINGKPYLNGKEVEKRIQENDIVKFINYVTPIPEVRKFMVNAQRAMVTGGGCIEIGRDITTVVLPDADLKIYLDSSVEARAERRFKQNQVLKIKNNNLEEIKNSIINRDEQDFKNGLRKVENAWLIDNSNIPIEDVVNMVVDKIKELEGK; encoded by the coding sequence ATGAAAAATAAAATTGTTGTAGCCGTTGATGGAACCGCTGGTAGTGGTAAAACAGCAACATTTGCTACAGTTGCTAAAAAAGTAGGTTATGAATTTATTGATACAGGCTTAATGTATAGAGCTTTTACTTTGCTTTGCATTGAGTCAAAAGTGGATTTTTTAAATAAAGAAGAAATAATTAAAACATTAGTTAATTTTGATTTTTCAGTTATCAATGGTAAGCCTTATTTAAACGGTAAAGAAGTGGAAAAAAGAATTCAAGAAAATGATATTGTTAAATTTATTAATTACGTAACTCCAATACCAGAAGTAAGAAAATTTATGGTTAATGCTCAAAGAGCAATGGTCACTGGTGGAGGCTGTATTGAAATAGGAAGAGATATAACAACTGTTGTATTACCTGACGCTGATTTAAAAATTTATTTGGATTCAAGTGTTGAAGCAAGAGCTGAAAGAAGATTTAAGCAAAATCAAGTATTGAAAATTAAAAATAATAATCTTGAAGAAATTAAAAATTCAATAATTAACAGAGATGAACAGGACTTTAAAAATGGATTAAGAAAAGTAGAAAATGCTTGATTAATTGATAATTCAAATATTCCAATCGAAGATGTTGTTAATATGGTTGTTGATAAAATAAAAGAATTGGAAGGTAAATAG
- the der gene encoding ribosome biogenesis GTPase Der, which produces MKKGIVAIVGRPNVGKSSLFNRIIREKKSIVEDTPGVTRDRIYGTAEWLTREFIVIDTGGITLEDQPFAKEIKVQAEIAMEEADVIVFLLNHQEGLSDEDKMIAKILYKTKKPIVLAVNKYDKKTSDFDQYEYMSLGFGEPILISATHGIGTGDLLDDIIHQMPSHEEINKDNRTRVSIIGRPNVGKSSLVNSLIGEERMIVSDIPGTTLDAVDSVVKVNNIEYTLIDTAGIRKKSKIFQNVEKYSYLRSLTTINGSDVVLLMLDASVPISDLDTNIGGLAFEERKPIIIIANKWDLVENKEKEILKKEDEIRAYFKYLAYAKILFVSAHDKTRITKIFTAVEDIRTALDKKIKTSVFNEVLNKAQLINPAPNFNGGRLKIYYGAQVEAYLPTFVLFVNNPDYVHFSYKRFLENQIRLQFGFEGVPMSIIFRERK; this is translated from the coding sequence ATGAAAAAAGGAATAGTAGCTATAGTTGGAAGACCAAATGTTGGTAAGTCTTCACTATTTAATAGAATCATTAGAGAAAAAAAATCTATTGTTGAAGATACACCTGGTGTAACAAGAGACAGGATTTATGGAACAGCAGAATGATTAACAAGAGAGTTCATTGTTATTGATACAGGTGGTATAACACTTGAAGATCAACCGTTTGCTAAAGAAATTAAGGTGCAAGCAGAAATAGCAATGGAAGAAGCTGATGTTATTGTGTTTTTATTAAATCATCAAGAAGGTTTATCTGATGAAGATAAAATGATAGCAAAAATTCTTTATAAAACAAAAAAACCTATTGTTTTAGCTGTAAACAAGTATGATAAAAAAACTTCTGATTTTGATCAATATGAATACATGAGTTTAGGATTTGGGGAACCAATTCTTATTAGTGCAACTCATGGAATTGGTACTGGAGACTTGTTAGATGATATAATTCATCAAATGCCGTCACACGAAGAAATAAACAAAGACAACAGGACAAGAGTTTCAATTATAGGAAGACCAAATGTTGGTAAGTCTTCACTAGTTAATTCATTAATTGGAGAAGAAAGAATGATCGTAAGTGATATTCCGGGTACTACTTTAGATGCTGTTGATTCTGTTGTAAAAGTAAATAACATAGAATATACATTAATAGATACTGCAGGAATACGGAAGAAATCTAAAATTTTTCAAAATGTAGAAAAATATAGTTATTTAAGATCATTAACAACAATTAATGGTAGTGATGTTGTTTTACTGATGTTGGATGCATCAGTGCCAATTAGTGATTTAGATACAAACATTGGTGGACTAGCTTTTGAAGAAAGAAAACCAATTATAATAATAGCTAATAAATGAGACTTAGTAGAAAATAAAGAAAAAGAAATATTAAAAAAAGAAGATGAAATAAGAGCTTATTTTAAATACTTAGCATATGCAAAAATTTTATTTGTTTCAGCACACGATAAAACTAGAATTACTAAAATATTTACAGCAGTTGAAGATATTAGAACAGCACTTGATAAAAAAATTAAAACTTCTGTATTTAATGAAGTTTTAAACAAAGCACAGTTGATAAATCCAGCGCCTAACTTTAATGGTGGAAGATTAAAAATTTATTATGGTGCTCAAGTAGAAGCGTATTTACCTACTTTTGTTCTTTTTGTGAACAATCCTGATTATGTTCACTTTTCATATAAAAGATTTTTAGAGAATCAAATAAGACTTCAATTTGGATTTGAGGGTGTACCAATGTCAATTATTTTCAGAGAAAGGAAATAG
- a CDS encoding NAD(P)H-dependent glycerol-3-phosphate dehydrogenase → MSKKNITIIGTGAYGTALANVLADNDNNVIMYGIVEQQVDDINIYHQNSVFFDNKKINKKIRATSSMAAALENTDILILGVPTAAIKHVVNDIIKYAKRPMDIINTAKGLDEENLGLLSDKIKKYFEGSNVLATYSALYGPSIAVEVVDRQPTAIMIASESIEKAKELCDVFSNEYFYMYPTTDIAGCEISAALKNSIAIGGGILKAYNAGDNAHATLLTLGLNEMYEFGKHFGAKLETFLNFAGLGDLILTASSKKSRNFRLGERIVELNDAKKALESFNLTVEGVETARIAHEIGVKYQIKMNFFEIIYNILYNNVKPISLLNNVFRDVKLV, encoded by the coding sequence ATGAGTAAAAAAAATATAACAATTATTGGAACAGGAGCTTATGGAACTGCATTAGCAAATGTATTAGCAGATAACGACAACAATGTTATTATGTATGGAATAGTTGAACAACAAGTTGACGATATTAATATTTATCATCAAAATTCAGTTTTTTTTGATAATAAAAAGATTAACAAAAAAATTAGAGCAACCAGCTCTATGGCTGCTGCTTTAGAAAACACAGACATATTAATTTTAGGTGTCCCAACAGCTGCCATTAAACATGTTGTTAATGATATTATTAAATATGCTAAAAGACCAATGGACATAATTAACACAGCAAAAGGTCTTGATGAAGAAAACTTAGGATTACTTTCAGATAAAATTAAAAAATATTTTGAAGGATCAAATGTTTTAGCAACTTACTCTGCATTGTATGGACCATCAATTGCAGTTGAAGTAGTTGATCGTCAACCAACAGCTATAATGATTGCTTCAGAATCAATTGAAAAAGCTAAAGAGCTATGCGATGTATTTTCAAATGAATATTTTTATATGTATCCAACAACTGATATTGCCGGATGTGAAATATCAGCAGCTTTAAAAAATTCAATAGCAATTGGTGGGGGTATTCTTAAAGCATATAATGCAGGAGATAATGCTCACGCAACTTTGTTAACTCTAGGCTTAAATGAAATGTATGAGTTTGGAAAACATTTTGGAGCTAAACTTGAAACATTTTTAAATTTTGCTGGATTAGGAGATTTAATCTTAACAGCATCAAGCAAAAAATCTAGAAATTTTAGATTGGGAGAAAGAATTGTTGAGTTAAATGATGCTAAAAAAGCATTAGAATCATTTAATTTAACTGTCGAGGGCGTTGAAACAGCCAGAATAGCACATGAAATAGGTGTTAAATATCAAATAAAGATGAATTTTTTTGAAATAATATATAATATTTTATATAATAATGTTAAGCCTATTTCACTTTTAAATAATGTCTTTAGAGACGTGAAATTAGTTTAA
- a CDS encoding HU family DNA-binding protein: MTKKDLINEIIANENISKVECESVVNSLFDLIIEELSSGNEVSIAGFGKFAISERAAREGINPSTGEKISISASKSAKFKAAKQLKEKLN, encoded by the coding sequence ATGACAAAAAAAGACTTAATTAATGAAATTATTGCTAATGAAAATATTTCAAAAGTTGAATGTGAATCAGTAGTAAATTCATTGTTCGATTTAATTATTGAAGAATTATCTTCAGGAAATGAAGTTTCAATAGCAGGATTTGGAAAATTTGCAATTAGCGAAAGAGCAGCAAGAGAAGGAATTAACCCATCAACAGGTGAAAAAATCTCAATTTCAGCTTCTAAATCAGCTAAATTTAAAGCAGCTAAACAATTAAAAGAAAAATTAAACTAA
- a CDS encoding IS30 family transposase, with protein sequence MNIYKQISLKERTLIEYLLNVQNKSVSFIAKELNRNRSTIYREIKRNKAAVIYKAKDAQFTRDINNTLSHQNEINKYKEFLRFLYANFNPKSFSIDVCVFKAKELGIKTPTTQTVYNWIKNKQIKIKSKDLLRPRFWWRKSSKYKKYLWEISKMNSIPITYRPKNINKRKEVGHFEIDLVVGAGNTSKAIITLVERVTRKGFAIKLENKTMKHTNEKLKELIGKENLNIKSITKDNGMEFNLLHEVTQELSMPLYTCNTYASCEKGTNENFNGLIRRYLPKKTNFTNLTDDNIIEILNEISKMPRKILNYKSAQEFYETFG encoded by the coding sequence ATGAATATTTATAAACAAATATCTTTAAAAGAAAGAACATTAATTGAATATCTATTAAATGTTCAAAATAAATCAGTTTCTTTCATAGCTAAAGAACTAAATAGAAATAGATCAACGATTTACAGAGAAATCAAAAGAAATAAAGCAGCTGTAATTTATAAAGCTAAAGATGCGCAATTTACTAGAGACATTAATAACACCTTATCTCATCAAAATGAAATAAATAAATATAAGGAATTCTTAAGATTTCTTTATGCAAATTTTAATCCAAAAAGCTTTAGTATTGATGTTTGCGTTTTTAAGGCCAAAGAACTTGGAATCAAAACCCCAACAACTCAAACTGTTTACAATTGAATTAAAAATAAACAAATAAAAATAAAATCAAAAGACTTGCTTAGACCTAGGTTTTGATGAAGAAAGTCTAGTAAATATAAGAAATATCTATGAGAAATTTCAAAAATGAACTCTATTCCAATTACTTATAGACCTAAAAATATTAATAAAAGAAAAGAAGTAGGTCATTTTGAAATAGATTTAGTTGTGGGTGCAGGTAACACTTCAAAAGCAATAATTACACTTGTCGAAAGAGTTACCCGAAAGGGTTTTGCAATTAAACTAGAAAATAAAACTATGAAACATACAAATGAAAAATTAAAAGAATTAATTGGAAAAGAAAATTTAAATATTAAATCTATCACTAAAGATAACGGTATGGAATTTAATCTTTTACATGAAGTCACACAAGAATTAAGCATGCCACTTTATACATGTAATACGTATGCTTCTTGTGAAAAAGGCACTAATGAAAACTTTAATGGATTAATCAGAAGATATTTACCTAAGAAAACTAATTTTACAAATTTAACAGATGATAATATAATTGAAATATTAAATGAAATAAGTAAAATGCCTCGTAAAATTCTGAACTACAAATCAGCTCAGGAATTTTATGAGACATTCGGTTAG
- a CDS encoding DnaD family protein, with product MLIELLAKGLISKHKLLLENYKKISMNENQVMIVLLTMQFSDENKKMITPLKLSKFMNISIDTIEVELQDLVDKRLVKIKPREIDFSQLFLKIVLLIENESIKKGETYFIQTIEKEIGWKFTIPQIEELKDLLQTSISRQQVLDILYKHQISDYEAFLKLIGKYSNKIEKSLKFNWLEN from the coding sequence ATGCTTATAGAATTATTAGCAAAAGGATTAATTTCAAAACATAAATTATTATTAGAAAACTATAAAAAGATTTCAATGAATGAAAATCAGGTGATGATAGTTTTGTTAACAATGCAATTTAGTGATGAAAATAAAAAAATGATTACACCCTTAAAACTATCAAAATTTATGAATATTTCAATTGATACAATTGAAGTTGAGTTACAAGATTTAGTTGATAAAAGACTTGTTAAAATCAAACCAAGGGAAATAGATTTTAGTCAGCTATTTTTAAAAATAGTTTTATTAATTGAAAATGAATCAATTAAAAAAGGCGAAACTTATTTTATTCAAACTATTGAAAAAGAAATTGGCTGAAAATTCACAATTCCACAGATTGAAGAATTAAAAGATCTTTTACAAACTTCTATATCAAGACAACAGGTATTAGATATTTTATATAAACATCAAATAAGTGACTATGAAGCATTTCTTAAATTAATTGGTAAATATTCAAATAAGATAGAAAAATCATTAAAATTTAATTGATTAGAAAATTAA
- a CDS encoding Holliday junction resolvase RecU produces MNPIKNQGMFLETLLNITHQKYIDNNDCVVSKIPTNIIPISTKNNQITNAKFQNSLNCDYIGVYKGMYFEFEAKETYKDYFDFHLIRKNQNEKMKLVINNKGIAFLIIYFGNYEEFFLVNYSTLKTWVNKNKKTIPYEWFLDNAYQVYLDNEFKLNYLPKLNFLIN; encoded by the coding sequence ATGAATCCAATTAAAAATCAAGGAATGTTTCTTGAAACGCTCTTAAATATAACACATCAAAAATACATTGATAATAATGATTGTGTAGTTTCAAAAATACCAACAAATATTATTCCAATCAGCACTAAAAATAATCAAATAACAAATGCTAAGTTTCAAAACAGTTTAAACTGCGACTATATTGGTGTTTATAAGGGCATGTACTTTGAATTTGAAGCAAAAGAAACTTACAAAGATTATTTTGATTTTCACTTAATTAGAAAAAATCAAAATGAAAAAATGAAATTAGTTATTAATAATAAAGGCATAGCTTTTCTAATAATTTATTTTGGTAATTATGAAGAATTTTTTCTTGTTAATTATTCAACTTTAAAAACTTGGGTTAATAAAAATAAAAAAACCATTCCTTATGAATGATTCTTAGATAATGCTTATCAAGTATATTTAGATAATGAATTTAAATTAAATTATTTACCCAAACTTAATTTTCTAATCAATTAA
- a CDS encoding CinA family protein, which produces METMKKLVDYLKENNQTISTCESFTGGIFANEITNISGASKIYVGSFISYQNSFKQSIVGINKRIIKKYGVVSEKCAIKMAKNTLKITNSDFSISFTGNAGPIAIENKEVGIAYICVCSKTKYKVIKVQEINMNRIQFKEKGLAVGLNLFLDFVK; this is translated from the coding sequence ATGGAAACAATGAAAAAACTTGTAGATTATTTAAAAGAAAATAATCAAACTATTTCTACTTGTGAATCTTTTACAGGAGGAATATTTGCAAATGAAATAACTAATATTTCAGGAGCAAGTAAAATTTATGTAGGTTCGTTTATTAGTTATCAAAATTCATTCAAACAATCAATAGTAGGTATTAATAAACGAATTATTAAAAAATATGGTGTAGTGTCAGAAAAATGCGCTATTAAGATGGCAAAAAATACTTTAAAAATAACTAATTCAGATTTTTCAATTAGTTTTACAGGTAATGCTGGACCAATTGCGATAGAAAATAAAGAAGTTGGAATAGCTTATATATGTGTTTGTTCAAAAACAAAATATAAAGTTATTAAAGTCCAAGAAATTAATATGAATAGAATACAATTTAAAGAAAAAGGTTTGGCTGTTGGTTTAAATCTTTTTTTAGATTTCGTTAAATAA
- the recA gene encoding recombinase RecA has product MNNIKTIEGASKRMSNKNDIWKNEALVTALKTIEKNYGKEALVVYNEGNDIDHDVISSGSFLIDQAIGIGGYPKGRVVEIFGPESSGKTTLALHAIAEAQKKDGVAAFIDAEHSLDLNYAKKIGVDINSLLVSQPSYGEEALDILETLVKSNSISLIVVDSVAALVPKTELEGEMSDQSIGLQARMMSKALRKLNGAISKSKTTVIFINQLREKIGIMFGNPETTTGGRALKFFSTLRIEVRKGESLIENGIVVANKVKVKIVKNKVAAPFKQTLITIGYDKGIERTNEIIELATLYNILDKSGVWYSYEKEKIGQGKNAVKEWLSQNPDKAIKIETELKQFIDRA; this is encoded by the coding sequence ATGAATAATATAAAAACAATAGAAGGAGCTTCAAAAAGAATGAGCAATAAAAATGATATTTGGAAAAACGAAGCTCTTGTAACTGCTTTAAAAACAATTGAGAAAAATTATGGTAAAGAAGCATTAGTTGTTTATAATGAAGGCAATGATATTGATCATGATGTTATTTCATCAGGTTCATTTTTGATTGATCAAGCAATTGGTATAGGCGGATATCCAAAAGGTAGAGTAGTTGAAATATTTGGGCCTGAATCATCAGGTAAAACAACTCTAGCTCTTCATGCTATAGCAGAAGCACAAAAAAAAGATGGTGTGGCTGCATTTATAGACGCTGAGCATTCTCTTGATTTAAACTATGCAAAAAAAATAGGTGTTGACATTAATAGTTTACTTGTTAGTCAACCATCATATGGTGAAGAAGCATTAGATATATTAGAAACATTAGTAAAATCAAATTCAATAAGTTTAATAGTTGTTGACTCTGTTGCAGCCTTAGTGCCTAAAACTGAATTAGAAGGTGAAATGTCTGATCAATCGATTGGTTTACAAGCTAGAATGATGTCAAAAGCATTGAGAAAACTAAATGGAGCAATTTCAAAATCAAAAACAACAGTTATATTCATTAATCAATTAAGAGAGAAAATTGGAATAATGTTTGGTAATCCAGAAACAACAACTGGTGGTAGAGCTTTAAAGTTTTTTTCAACTTTAAGAATAGAAGTTAGAAAAGGCGAGTCTTTAATTGAAAATGGTATCGTTGTTGCTAATAAAGTTAAAGTTAAAATTGTTAAGAATAAAGTAGCAGCTCCTTTTAAGCAAACACTAATTACAATTGGATATGATAAAGGAATTGAACGTACAAATGAAATTATAGAATTAGCTACTCTTTATAATATTTTAGATAAATCAGGTGTTTGATATTCATACGAAAAAGAAAAAATTGGGCAAGGTAAAAATGCAGTCAAAGAGTGGTTAAGTCAAAACCCGGATAAAGCAATTAAAATTGAAACTGAATTAAAGCAATTTATTGATAGGGCATAA